Proteins encoded by one window of Toxotes jaculatrix isolate fToxJac2 chromosome 22, fToxJac2.pri, whole genome shotgun sequence:
- the LOC121176564 gene encoding uncharacterized protein LOC121176564 — MESHRLTREAVGDSPMWWLFRVSAPLCGQFPLCPRLPLRVVGCSQISAAAPPLQEALAVKSSPGAASEDGDTGNSRAMPSNVEIKAKVSDPTQFAEKAAQLSQSEGTVIRQHDTFFNCSRGRLKLRDFMNGSGQLIFYERPDTDGPKLSRYSISPTNDPQSLQTVLSDALGVKGEVRKERRLFLIGQTRVHLDTVEGLGHYMELEVVMRPEQAVEDGQKVAEDLMLQLGVSQQSLVTGAYMDLLLKGQEET; from the exons ATGGAATCACACCGCCTCACACGGGAGGCGGTAGGAGACTCTCCCATGTGGTGGCTCTTCCGTGTTTCAGCGCCGCTCTGCGGtcagtttcctctctgtccccGGCTCCCTCTGCGCGTGGTCGGCTGCTCTCAGATCAGCGCGGCGGCTCCGCCCCTGCAGGAGGCTTTGGCGGTAAAATCGAGCCCTGGCGCAGCGTCGGAGGACGGAGACACCGGGAACAG TAGAGCCATGCCGTCCAACGTGGAGATCAAAGCCAAGGTGAGCGACCCCACGCAGTTCGCTGAGAAGGCGGCCcagctcagccaatcagagggcaCGGTCATCAGGCAGCACGACACCTTCTTCAACTGCAGCCGAGGGCGACTGAAGCTGCGAGACTTCATG aaCGGGTCCGGTCAGCTGATCTTCTACGAGCGTCCGGACACTGATGGACCCAAACTGTCTCGTTACTCCATCAGTCCGACCAACGACCCGCAGAGTCTCCAG aCCGTGCTGTCAGACGCCCTCGGGGTTAAAGGTGAAGTGCGGAAGGAGCGACGGCTGTTTCTGATTGGTCAGACCAGAGTTCACCTGGACACGGTGGAGGGACTGGGACACTACATGGAGCtggag GTGGTGATGCGACCTGAGCAGGCTGTTGAAGACGGACAGAAG gtGGCTGAAGATCTGATGCTGCAGCTGGGTGTGtcacagcagagtctggtgaCTGGAGCGTACATGGATCTGTTGCTGAAGGGACAAGAagagacataa